The Halorientalis sp. IM1011 genome window below encodes:
- the secY gene encoding preprotein translocase subunit SecY, protein MGWKETAEPVLTRMPSVARPEGHVPFKRKLAWTAGVLVLYFFLTNVYLYGLGTAGGDIFGRFRSILAGGQGTILQLGIGPIVTASIVLQLLGGADLLGLDTQNNPRDQVLYQGLQKLLVIVMCILTGLPMVFAGNFLPASPQVAQSLGIGLAGVKMLIFAQVFMGGILILYMDEVISKWGVGSGVGLFIVAGVSQRLIGGFFALPGIGSEQVGFFPSWILIAIGEQPIGSLFGSGLQQVLMSSQFGLIRLATTIFIFVVVVYAESVRVEIPLSNARVKGARGRFPVKLIYASVLPMILVRALQANLQFLGRILNAQLGAGMPAWLGTYSESQPTGGLFYYMAPIQRPGDWIPALGQTTAELWQIAIRVSVDLTFMVIGGAIFAIFWVETTDMGPEATAQQIHGSGMQIPGFRQNPGVIEKVLERYIPQVTVIGGALVGLLAVMANMLGTIGGVGGTGLLLTVSITYKLYEEIAEEQLMEMHPMMRQMFG, encoded by the coding sequence ATGGGTTGGAAAGAAACCGCCGAACCGGTACTCACCCGCATGCCCTCAGTGGCACGGCCGGAGGGCCACGTTCCGTTCAAACGGAAGCTGGCCTGGACGGCCGGCGTGCTGGTGTTGTATTTTTTCCTGACGAACGTCTACCTGTACGGACTGGGCACAGCAGGCGGCGACATCTTCGGGCGCTTCCGCTCGATCCTCGCCGGCGGGCAGGGGACGATCCTCCAGCTTGGGATCGGTCCCATCGTCACCGCATCCATCGTCCTGCAGTTGCTCGGCGGTGCGGACTTGCTGGGACTGGACACCCAGAACAACCCCCGTGACCAGGTGCTCTACCAGGGTCTCCAGAAGCTGCTGGTGATCGTGATGTGTATCCTGACGGGGCTACCGATGGTCTTCGCCGGCAACTTCCTGCCCGCGAGCCCGCAGGTCGCACAGAGCCTCGGAATCGGGCTCGCCGGTGTGAAGATGCTGATCTTCGCCCAGGTGTTCATGGGCGGGATCCTCATCCTCTACATGGACGAGGTCATCTCGAAGTGGGGCGTCGGCTCCGGTGTCGGTCTGTTCATCGTCGCCGGTGTCAGCCAGCGCCTCATCGGCGGTTTCTTCGCCCTGCCCGGAATCGGCTCGGAACAGGTCGGGTTCTTCCCGTCCTGGATCCTGATCGCGATCGGCGAACAGCCGATCGGGTCGCTGTTCGGCTCGGGGCTCCAGCAGGTGCTCATGAGCTCGCAATTCGGCCTGATCCGGCTGGCGACGACGATCTTCATCTTCGTGGTGGTCGTCTACGCCGAGTCGGTGCGCGTCGAGATTCCGCTGTCGAACGCACGGGTCAAGGGCGCGCGCGGTCGCTTCCCGGTGAAGCTGATCTACGCGAGCGTCCTGCCGATGATCCTCGTGCGTGCGCTGCAGGCGAACCTCCAGTTCCTGGGGCGGATCCTGAACGCACAGCTCGGAGCGGGGATGCCGGCCTGGCTCGGCACGTACTCGGAGTCCCAGCCCACCGGCGGGCTGTTCTACTACATGGCGCCGATTCAGCGCCCGGGTGACTGGATCCCGGCGCTCGGTCAGACCACTGCGGAACTCTGGCAGATCGCGATCCGCGTCTCCGTCGACCTGACGTTCATGGTCATCGGTGGCGCGATCTTCGCGATCTTCTGGGTCGAGACGACCGACATGGGCCCCGAAGCGACGGCCCAGCAGATCCACGGCTCCGGGATGCAGATCCCCGGCTTCCGGCAGAACCCCGGCGTCATCGAGAAGGTTCTGGAGCGGTACATCCCCCAGGTCACCGTCATCGGCGGCGCGCTTGTCGGCCTGCTGGCCGTGATGGCCAACATGCTCGGCACCATCGGTGGTGTCGGTGGGACCGGCCTGCTGCTGACGGTCTCCATCACGTACAAGCTGTACGAGGAGATCGCAGAAGAGCAGCTCATGGAGATGCACCCCATGATGCGCCAGATGTTCGGCTAA
- a CDS encoding uL15m family ribosomal protein: protein MTSKKKRQRGSRTHGGGSHKNRRGAGHRGGRGRAGRDKHEFHNYEPLGKSGFKRPQKLKEEIAEIDLRELDEDAALLAADGVAEETDGGFRIDVRDVVEDGHEVDAVKVLGGGQVRNELTVLADDFSESARELLESAGGSAELTERGEKRQAEREDESDKDTSEEEGSA from the coding sequence ATGACGAGCAAAAAGAAACGACAGCGCGGCTCGCGGACGCACGGCGGCGGCAGTCACAAGAACCGTCGTGGCGCGGGTCACCGCGGTGGCCGCGGTCGCGCCGGTCGTGACAAACACGAGTTCCACAACTACGAACCGCTCGGCAAGTCCGGGTTCAAGCGCCCCCAGAAGCTCAAAGAGGAGATCGCGGAGATCGACCTCCGCGAACTCGACGAGGACGCCGCGCTACTGGCGGCCGACGGCGTTGCCGAAGAGACCGACGGCGGCTTCCGGATCGACGTGCGGGACGTCGTCGAGGACGGCCACGAGGTCGACGCGGTGAAGGTCCTCGGCGGCGGGCAGGTCCGCAACGAACTGACCGTCCTCGCGGACGACTTCTCCGAGTCGGCCCGGGAACTGCTCGAATCGGCCGGTGGCAGCGCGGAGCTCACCGAACGCGGCGAGAAACGACAGGCCGAACGCGAAGACGAATCCGATAAGGATACAAGCGAGGAAGAAGGGTCCGCGTAG
- a CDS encoding 30S ribosomal protein S5: MSNGWEPRTRLGRKVQEGEIDSMKEALNSGLPLKEPEVVDQLVPDLEDEVLDINMVQRMTDSGRRVKFRCVVVVGNRDGLVGYAEGRDDQVGGAIQKAIDIGKLNLIDVSRGCGSWECGCGRPHTVALRTTGKAGSVEVELQPAPRGLGLAGGETVRHVLELAGIEDIWTRSSGNTRTTVNFAKATFNALQNTAEARVPQRTMEKREVIE; this comes from the coding sequence ACTCGATGAAGGAGGCCCTCAACTCCGGTCTGCCGCTGAAGGAACCGGAGGTCGTCGACCAGCTGGTCCCCGACCTCGAAGACGAAGTGCTGGACATCAACATGGTCCAGCGGATGACCGACTCCGGCCGCCGGGTGAAGTTCCGGTGTGTCGTCGTCGTGGGCAACCGCGACGGCCTCGTCGGCTACGCCGAGGGGCGTGACGACCAGGTCGGCGGTGCGATCCAGAAGGCGATCGACATCGGCAAGCTGAACCTGATCGACGTCTCCCGTGGCTGCGGGTCCTGGGAGTGTGGCTGTGGGCGACCCCACACCGTCGCGCTCCGGACGACCGGCAAGGCGGGCAGCGTCGAGGTCGAGCTCCAGCCGGCCCCGCGCGGGCTGGGACTGGCGGGCGGGGAGACCGTCCGGCACGTTCTCGAACTCGCCGGGATCGAAGACATCTGGACCCGTTCCTCGGGGAACACCCGGACCACGGTCAACTTCGCGAAGGCGACGTTCAACGCCCTGCAGAACACGGCCGAGGCCCGCGTGCCCCAGCGAACGATGGAGAAACGAGAGGTGATCGAGTGA
- the rpmD gene encoding 50S ribosomal protein L30, producing MQALVQIRGDVNMAEDVSDTLEMLNVHDVNHCTLVPETDAYRGMIHKVNDYVAYGEPSQATVETLLQTRGEPLEGDADIDDEWVAENTDYDAIDGLAFALIAEETTLREQGLAPVLRLHPPRGGHDGLKGPASTDGQLGKHTTEEIDDLLTAMR from the coding sequence ATGCAGGCGCTCGTCCAGATCCGCGGTGACGTGAACATGGCCGAGGACGTCAGCGACACGCTGGAGATGCTGAACGTCCACGACGTGAACCACTGCACGCTGGTGCCGGAGACCGACGCCTACCGCGGGATGATCCACAAGGTCAACGACTACGTCGCCTACGGCGAACCCAGTCAGGCGACCGTCGAGACGCTACTGCAGACGCGAGGCGAACCCCTCGAGGGCGACGCCGACATCGACGACGAGTGGGTCGCCGAGAACACGGACTACGACGCCATCGACGGCCTCGCCTTCGCGCTGATCGCCGAGGAGACGACGCTGCGCGAGCAGGGTCTGGCACCGGTGCTCCGACTGCACCCGCCCCGTGGCGGTCACGACGGCCTGAAGGGCCCGGCGTCCACGGACGGACAGCTCGGCAAACACACAACTGAGGAGATCGACGATCTCCTCACAGCGATGCGATAA